One region of Synechococcus elongatus PCC 11801 genomic DNA includes:
- a CDS encoding aquaporin codes for MNKMILALKRHWPEYLIEAWGLGVFMVAAGVVGTLLFYPQSPIHQTITNPWMQRVVMGLGMGLTAIIIMYSPWGKRSGAHINPAVTLTFYRLNKIAGWDAFFYIIFQFIGGFLGVVIVALLLRDPFTQAPVDYVVTVPGRLGVLAALLGEYLIAVIMMGMVLYTSNQPKLERLTPFFAGCLIVSYVIFESPLSGFGMNPARTVASALPSGIWTAIWLYFVAPIAGMLTAAELYIRMIGHRNIFCAKLYHDPLYRCIHCGHLIHWRRPHLR; via the coding sequence ATGAACAAGATGATTCTTGCGCTTAAGCGTCACTGGCCAGAGTACTTAATCGAAGCTTGGGGGCTTGGAGTATTTATGGTGGCTGCTGGTGTTGTTGGAACCTTATTATTTTATCCTCAATCTCCCATCCATCAGACTATTACTAACCCTTGGATGCAGCGAGTTGTCATGGGGTTAGGCATGGGCTTAACCGCAATAATAATTATGTATTCCCCTTGGGGAAAGCGCTCAGGGGCACACATTAATCCAGCTGTTACCCTGACCTTTTATCGTTTGAATAAAATTGCAGGCTGGGATGCCTTTTTTTATATTATTTTTCAGTTTATTGGTGGTTTCTTGGGTGTTGTGATCGTCGCACTGCTATTGAGAGATCCCTTTACCCAAGCACCCGTTGATTATGTCGTGACTGTACCTGGAAGGCTTGGAGTATTGGCAGCGCTACTGGGTGAATATTTGATTGCCGTAATCATGATGGGCATGGTCCTGTACACCAGCAATCAGCCAAAGCTAGAACGGTTGACGCCATTTTTTGCAGGCTGTCTAATTGTCAGCTACGTCATTTTTGAGTCACCGCTCTCAGGTTTTGGCATGAACCCTGCGCGGACCGTTGCCTCAGCTTTACCCTCCGGGATTTGGACGGCCATTTGGCTTTATTTTGTTGCACCGATTGCAGGCATGTTAACTGCAGCAGAACTCTATATACGGATGATCGGGCATCGCAATATCTTCTGCGCCAAGCTTTATCACGACCCTTTGTATCGCTGTATACACTGTGGTCATCTCATCCATTGGCGTCGCCCTCATTTGAGATAG
- a CDS encoding transcriptional repressor, producing MTYTAASLKAELNERGWRLTPQREEILRVFQNLPAGEHLSAEDLYNHLLSRNSPISLSTIYRTLKLMARMGLLRELDLAEDHKHYELNQPLKHHHHLICVSCNKTIEFKSDSVLKIGARTAEKEGYHLLDCQLTIHGVCPTCQRSLV from the coding sequence ATGACCTACACAGCTGCCTCTCTCAAAGCGGAACTGAATGAGCGAGGCTGGCGATTGACGCCTCAACGCGAAGAAATCCTGCGAGTCTTCCAAAATCTACCGGCGGGCGAGCATCTCAGCGCAGAGGATCTCTACAATCACCTGCTCAGCCGCAATTCCCCGATCAGCCTGTCGACGATCTACCGCACCCTCAAGCTCATGGCTCGCATGGGTCTGCTGCGGGAGCTGGATTTAGCGGAAGATCACAAGCACTATGAACTAAACCAGCCGCTCAAGCACCACCATCACTTGATCTGCGTCAGTTGCAACAAGACGATCGAGTTTAAGAGCGATTCAGTCCTCAAAATTGGTGCTAGAACCGCTGAGAAAGAGGGGTACCACCTACTCGATTGCCAACTGACTATTCATGGCGTCTGCCCCACCTGCCAGCGATCGCTGGTCTAA
- a CDS encoding glucose 1-dehydrogenase, which translates to MGKLDNQIALVTGSSQGIGQEIAIRLASEGASVVIDYRSHPEGAEETRKQVEAAGAQCHLAKDHAPEGYVVQADLGDVTQVRNLVAESIKHFGKLDILVNNAGMERRAPFWEVTEADYDMVLNVNLKGAFFATQALVQHLLETKRPGKIINISSVHEELPFPNFASYCLSKGGIKMMTRDLAVELGEYGITINNVAPGAIETPINTNLLNNPTELNALLGNIPLKRLGKPKDIASLVLFLASPDADYITGTTIFADGGLLWNYHEQ; encoded by the coding sequence ATGGGAAAACTCGATAATCAAATCGCTCTCGTCACTGGCAGCAGCCAAGGCATCGGCCAAGAAATTGCCATTCGGCTTGCCTCGGAAGGAGCCAGCGTTGTCATTGACTATCGCTCTCACCCAGAAGGCGCGGAAGAGACTCGCAAACAGGTAGAAGCAGCGGGCGCTCAATGTCATTTAGCCAAAGATCATGCGCCAGAAGGCTACGTGGTGCAGGCTGATCTGGGCGATGTCACTCAGGTTCGTAATCTCGTTGCCGAAAGCATCAAGCACTTTGGCAAGCTCGATATCTTAGTCAACAACGCCGGCATGGAACGGCGGGCTCCTTTCTGGGAGGTGACTGAGGCGGATTATGACATGGTCCTCAATGTCAATCTCAAGGGTGCTTTTTTTGCCACTCAAGCTTTAGTGCAACATCTTTTAGAAACAAAACGGCCTGGCAAGATTATCAATATCAGCTCAGTCCACGAAGAGTTACCATTCCCCAATTTTGCTTCCTATTGCCTCAGCAAAGGTGGCATCAAAATGATGACTCGCGATCTGGCAGTCGAGCTGGGCGAGTACGGGATTACGATCAACAACGTCGCTCCGGGCGCGATCGAGACGCCAATCAATACAAATCTGTTGAACAATCCAACCGAGCTCAATGCACTCCTCGGGAACATCCCCTTAAAGCGTCTTGGCAAGCCGAAAGATATTGCTTCCTTAGTCCTATTCCTCGCATCACCGGATGCAGATTACATCACGGGTACAACGATCTTTGCAGATGGCGGATTGCTCTGGAATTACCACGAGCAGTAA
- a CDS encoding DUF697 domain-containing protein, translating into MSGSWTTGRMLLIGGALLFGTLWLSDRLLAMVSAGGSWLGLAIAGLLLLRWLRSQPPAIAATTAKTPVLTRAIVESRLDALTQQVTELTEEYGQACADPLPTLRSGLQARDLKLAVVGAPGVGKTSLVQALARFWQPRFSLELLDTFCLFRSIATAEEAFTLPPDLLTADLILFVINGELSASELRCLQSLLPQAEVLVICNSPAQPLVAEQQRRAVLAHLAGLVAAEDVLAVSAVASDRSEMAALLQRLDQWLSSRSLEQHLLQAVDRAINRQQAWLTAQLFEQRRQRAIAAIDRTQWIVAGTVFLSPVPSLDLIATAAANGQMLVEIGGIFHQRFTLEQAKAIALSVGDLLLKLGLVEWSTQTLAGLLKSSGLAYVAGGAVQALSAAYLTRVVGVTLVEFHRRHPHLSLETAEAKLELSRLLPEILTQEQRSTVLTGFYRQARQWLSQQPALPASAS; encoded by the coding sequence ATGTCAGGGTCGTGGACAACAGGGCGCATGCTTTTGATTGGGGGTGCCCTGCTTTTCGGAACCCTGTGGCTGAGCGATCGCCTGTTAGCTATGGTCAGTGCTGGTGGATCGTGGCTCGGGCTGGCGATCGCCGGTCTCCTGCTGTTGCGCTGGCTGCGAAGTCAACCACCCGCGATCGCGGCAACGACAGCGAAGACTCCAGTTTTGACGCGGGCGATCGTGGAATCACGGTTGGATGCCCTGACTCAGCAGGTCACTGAGCTGACGGAAGAGTACGGACAAGCCTGCGCAGATCCGCTACCGACATTGCGCTCGGGTTTGCAAGCGCGAGACCTAAAACTGGCGGTTGTGGGTGCGCCAGGCGTAGGCAAAACCAGTCTCGTTCAAGCTCTGGCTCGCTTTTGGCAGCCTCGCTTCAGCCTAGAGTTGCTGGATACCTTCTGTCTGTTCCGGAGCATTGCCACGGCAGAAGAGGCATTCACCCTACCACCCGATCTATTGACTGCGGATCTGATCTTGTTTGTGATCAACGGGGAACTCAGCGCTTCAGAACTGCGTTGCCTGCAGAGTCTGTTGCCTCAAGCCGAAGTCCTCGTGATCTGCAACAGTCCGGCCCAGCCCTTAGTGGCTGAGCAACAGCGACGGGCTGTCCTCGCGCATTTAGCAGGTTTGGTGGCAGCTGAGGATGTACTGGCGGTGTCTGCAGTGGCGAGTGATCGCTCTGAAATGGCTGCCCTGCTGCAGCGCTTGGATCAATGGTTGAGCAGTCGCAGTTTGGAACAGCATTTATTACAAGCCGTAGATCGTGCTATCAATCGTCAGCAGGCTTGGTTGACCGCCCAACTGTTTGAACAGCGTCGTCAACGGGCGATCGCTGCGATTGATCGCACCCAGTGGATTGTGGCGGGAACTGTTTTCCTTAGCCCTGTGCCCAGCCTCGACCTGATTGCTACTGCCGCTGCCAATGGTCAAATGTTGGTGGAGATCGGTGGCATCTTCCACCAGCGCTTCACTCTCGAGCAGGCAAAAGCGATCGCCTTGAGTGTGGGGGATCTTTTGCTCAAACTGGGTCTTGTGGAATGGTCTACCCAAACCTTGGCTGGGTTGCTGAAGAGTAGTGGTTTGGCCTATGTGGCGGGCGGAGCCGTGCAGGCGCTGAGCGCCGCCTACCTGACCCGCGTGGTTGGCGTCACCTTGGTGGAGTTCCATCGGCGCCATCCTCACCTCAGCCTAGAGACTGCGGAAGCAAAGCTCGAACTGAGTCGTCTCCTGCCCGAAATTCTGACGCAGGAGCAGCGCAGTACAGTCCTGACGGGCTTCTATCGGCAGGCACGGCAATGGCTCAGTCAGCAGCCAGCACTGCCGGCTAGTGCTTCCTGA
- a CDS encoding GMC oxidoreductase, which yields MAINQTHYDIVIIGTGAGGGTLLHRLAPSGKKILILEQGTYLPREKENWSATEVYGKERYHTHDQWIDKEGKAFRPQMSYWVGGNTKVYGAALLRLRERDFEAVQHRDGISPEWPLKYADFEPYYSQAEALFDVHGEDGNDPTAPPRQTPYPYPAVSHEPRMQEIYDGLQGQGLKPFHLPVGLKLNETERALWDCIRCDSCDGFPCLVRGKADSEVNTVRPVLTYPNVTLKTEAKVLRLLTNESGSEVTAVETQIGSETVLFSGDVVVVSCGAANSAALLLRSASDRHPNGLANSSDQVGRNFMKHLTTAMVALNAKKNESVYQKTIAVSDFYWGEDGYDYPMGFIQNTGNVLPDMMPAEAPGLLASLLKIAPKLDVDLGPQYQTAAQHSVGWWFQTEDLPDPSNRVRVVNDQIHLDYTPNNTESTQRLIHRWIDILKAVDRADHVIPFNLYPRSSSPIQVLGHQCGTCRFGEDPTTSVLDLNCRTHDVDNLYVVDSSFFCSSAAVNPTLTIIANALRVGDHLLERLG from the coding sequence ATGGCTATTAATCAAACACACTACGACATCGTCATCATTGGCACGGGTGCCGGAGGAGGAACGCTACTCCATCGCCTCGCTCCAAGCGGCAAGAAGATTCTAATTCTTGAGCAAGGGACTTATCTTCCCCGCGAAAAGGAAAACTGGAGCGCAACCGAGGTCTACGGCAAGGAACGCTATCACACCCACGATCAGTGGATCGATAAGGAAGGCAAGGCGTTTCGTCCCCAGATGAGCTACTGGGTTGGAGGCAATACCAAAGTTTATGGCGCTGCCCTGCTGCGTCTGCGGGAGCGCGACTTTGAAGCCGTCCAACATCGGGATGGAATCTCGCCCGAGTGGCCGCTGAAATACGCGGACTTTGAGCCCTACTACAGCCAAGCTGAAGCTCTATTTGATGTTCACGGCGAGGATGGCAATGATCCGACTGCGCCACCCCGCCAAACTCCTTACCCCTATCCAGCAGTCAGTCATGAACCCCGCATGCAGGAGATTTATGACGGGCTGCAGGGGCAGGGGCTAAAACCTTTTCATTTGCCAGTGGGGCTCAAGCTCAACGAGACGGAACGCGCCCTCTGGGACTGTATTCGGTGCGATAGCTGTGATGGCTTTCCCTGTTTGGTTCGGGGCAAAGCCGATAGTGAAGTCAACACAGTCAGGCCGGTACTGACTTACCCGAATGTCACCCTCAAGACTGAGGCCAAGGTGTTGCGGTTACTGACTAATGAGTCAGGCAGTGAGGTCACAGCCGTTGAAACCCAAATTGGCAGTGAGACTGTCTTGTTTAGTGGCGATGTCGTAGTGGTCAGTTGCGGGGCTGCAAACTCCGCCGCATTGTTGCTTCGCTCAGCGAGCGATCGCCATCCCAATGGCCTAGCCAACAGCTCTGATCAGGTCGGGCGCAACTTCATGAAGCACCTGACAACGGCGATGGTGGCGCTCAACGCCAAGAAAAACGAGTCGGTCTATCAAAAAACGATCGCAGTCAGTGATTTCTATTGGGGCGAAGACGGTTACGACTACCCGATGGGCTTCATCCAAAATACGGGAAACGTACTGCCCGATATGATGCCAGCTGAAGCACCAGGGCTGCTGGCCTCGCTCCTCAAGATTGCTCCCAAGCTGGATGTTGATTTAGGGCCTCAGTACCAGACTGCAGCTCAGCATTCAGTGGGCTGGTGGTTCCAGACCGAGGACCTGCCCGATCCCAGTAATCGGGTGCGGGTCGTCAACGATCAAATTCATTTGGACTACACCCCTAACAACACTGAGTCGACTCAACGACTGATTCACCGTTGGATCGACATTCTGAAAGCGGTCGATCGCGCCGATCACGTCATTCCCTTTAACCTCTATCCTCGCAGCAGTTCGCCCATTCAGGTGTTGGGACACCAGTGCGGTACCTGTCGCTTTGGGGAAGACCCGACGACATCGGTGCTCGATCTCAACTGTCGGACGCACGATGTCGACAACCTCTATGTGGTCGACAGCAGCTTTTTCTGCTCCAGTGCTGCGGTCAACCCGACCTTGACGATCATTGCCAACGCTCTACGGGTGGGTGATCACCTGCTCGAGCGGCTGGGCTAG
- a CDS encoding MFS transporter — translation MSPLSESVLEQPPTPEHACDPTAPLDVAKDEMKAQPSPVGRTGFWPVLRNPNFLALWLAEIFSQMADKIYLVLMIALISSRFQVEGQPISGWVSAIMIAYTIPAVLFGSLAGVWVDRGPLKQVLIWSNVIRGVMVLAIPLLLYVTEGQTWLFGQPVGFQILLTITFLVSTLNQFFSPAEQVVIPLIVRRSHLLAANSIYTTTTMGATIIGFAVGEPLLRLADHLLLQVGIGEGKEVLVGLFYVLSGLVFIGLRLRPRDRSRMSDRHLWVDVMDGLHYLQQQPLVRSAMVQLVILFSVFAALAVLAVRLAELIPNLGADQFGILLSVAGLGMGIGALLVGQFGQRFSRQRLALGGSIGMAITLAVLGCLEPSMTGSVICITTLGIFAAALGIPMQTVIQEKTPTDMRGKVFGLQNNAINIALSLPLALAGLAESWLGLSATLLGLAAIVLLGSWLSPGRA, via the coding sequence ATGTCGCCTCTGTCTGAGTCTGTTCTAGAACAGCCACCAACGCCAGAGCATGCTTGTGACCCAACGGCCCCGCTTGATGTTGCTAAGGACGAGATGAAGGCTCAGCCGTCACCTGTGGGTCGAACTGGATTTTGGCCCGTACTCCGCAATCCCAATTTTTTGGCGTTGTGGCTGGCAGAAATCTTTTCGCAGATGGCGGACAAGATCTATTTGGTCTTGATGATTGCCTTGATCAGCAGCCGCTTCCAGGTTGAGGGTCAACCAATCAGCGGCTGGGTTTCGGCCATTATGATTGCCTACACCATCCCTGCAGTGCTGTTTGGCTCTCTCGCCGGTGTCTGGGTCGATCGCGGTCCCCTCAAGCAGGTCTTGATCTGGAGCAACGTCATCCGAGGCGTGATGGTGTTAGCCATTCCCTTGTTGCTCTACGTGACAGAGGGGCAAACTTGGCTGTTTGGACAGCCGGTCGGTTTTCAAATTCTGCTGACGATTACCTTTCTAGTCTCGACGCTCAACCAGTTCTTTTCGCCCGCTGAACAGGTTGTCATTCCCTTGATTGTGCGGCGATCGCATCTCCTCGCAGCCAACTCGATTTACACCACCACCACAATGGGGGCGACGATCATTGGCTTTGCAGTCGGTGAACCTCTGTTGCGCCTGGCCGATCACCTGTTGCTTCAGGTCGGGATTGGTGAGGGCAAAGAGGTTCTTGTGGGTCTCTTTTACGTTCTCTCAGGGCTGGTATTTATCGGTCTGCGCTTGCGTCCCCGCGATCGCAGTCGCATGAGCGATCGCCACCTTTGGGTCGATGTGATGGACGGCCTGCACTATCTCCAGCAACAGCCCTTGGTGCGCTCAGCGATGGTGCAGCTAGTGATCCTGTTTTCCGTCTTTGCGGCACTGGCTGTTCTCGCGGTTCGGCTCGCAGAGCTGATTCCAAATCTGGGTGCTGATCAGTTTGGAATTCTGCTCTCGGTGGCTGGTTTAGGGATGGGCATTGGTGCCTTACTCGTCGGCCAGTTTGGCCAACGGTTTTCCCGCCAGCGGCTTGCCCTTGGCGGTTCTATTGGCATGGCGATCACGCTAGCTGTGTTGGGCTGCCTAGAACCCAGCATGACGGGCAGCGTCATCTGCATTACGACACTGGGCATTTTTGCGGCAGCGCTGGGGATTCCCATGCAGACGGTCATTCAAGAAAAAACGCCAACGGACATGCGTGGCAAGGTCTTTGGGCTGCAAAATAACGCGATTAACATTGCACTGAGCCTGCCGCTCGCCCTGGCGGGTCTTGCAGAAAGTTGGCTGGGTTTGAGTGCGACGTTGCTGGGATTAGCAGCGATCGTCCTGTTGGGGAGCTGGCTGAGCCCAGGCCGCGCCTAG
- a CDS encoding glycosyltransferase family 4 protein: MRIAWLGKKSPFCGNVTYSREITNALRDRGHDVSFFHFAQSEAEANGEMGEGLEVSLPCLYKSQIYTIPSFRSSKVLKSSLEDIRPDLVHASLTLSPLDFLLPEICEELGLPLVATFHPAFDHKLRNISSGTQHLTYQLYAPCLARYDRTIVFSYLQRDLLIRLGVPSDRIAVIPNGVDIDRYSPGPSDFKQELGVDRLFVYMGRIAAEKNVEALLRGWKLANLGPENRLLIVGDGTLRSLLEVSYGPEQGVQWWGFEPSEQRRIEMLRAADAFILPSFVEGLSLSLLEAMACGAACLATDAGADGEVLEGGAGIVLNPQRTSAQLQTLLPVLRDQPELTAILGCKARQRVLDRYTLEGNLDRLEQLYQDLLPTPTLSAGVTP, from the coding sequence ATGCGGATTGCTTGGCTCGGTAAAAAGTCTCCTTTCTGCGGCAACGTTACCTACAGTCGAGAAATCACAAACGCGCTCCGCGATCGCGGGCATGATGTCAGCTTCTTTCACTTTGCACAAAGTGAAGCTGAAGCCAATGGCGAGATGGGAGAGGGCCTTGAAGTTTCGCTGCCCTGCCTCTACAAATCGCAGATTTACACGATTCCCTCTTTCCGCTCGAGCAAGGTTCTCAAGTCTTCTCTGGAAGACATTCGACCGGATCTCGTCCATGCTTCACTGACACTCTCCCCCCTTGATTTCCTCTTGCCTGAAATCTGTGAGGAACTCGGGTTACCGCTGGTTGCCACCTTCCACCCGGCCTTTGACCATAAGCTGCGTAACATTTCGTCAGGCACGCAACACCTCACCTATCAGCTCTACGCACCCTGCCTCGCCCGCTACGATCGCACGATTGTTTTCTCGTACCTGCAGCGGGATTTGTTGATCCGCCTAGGGGTTCCGAGCGATCGCATCGCCGTGATCCCTAACGGGGTCGATATCGATCGCTATAGTCCTGGCCCTTCTGACTTCAAGCAGGAACTTGGGGTCGATCGCCTGTTTGTCTACATGGGGCGGATTGCAGCTGAGAAAAATGTAGAGGCGCTGCTGCGCGGCTGGAAGCTCGCCAACCTCGGCCCCGAGAATCGACTCTTGATTGTGGGGGATGGCACTCTGCGATCGCTGTTGGAAGTCAGCTACGGCCCTGAGCAGGGTGTGCAATGGTGGGGCTTTGAGCCCAGTGAGCAACGCCGTATTGAGATGCTGCGTGCGGCTGATGCCTTCATCCTGCCGTCGTTTGTAGAAGGGCTATCCCTTTCCCTGCTGGAAGCGATGGCCTGCGGTGCCGCTTGCCTTGCAACGGATGCTGGTGCTGATGGCGAGGTACTCGAAGGGGGAGCCGGCATTGTCCTTAATCCGCAGCGCACCTCCGCACAACTGCAAACTCTGCTGCCTGTCCTTCGCGACCAGCCCGAACTCACCGCCATTCTTGGCTGTAAGGCGCGCCAGCGAGTTCTCGATCGCTATACCCTTGAGGGCAACCTCGATCGCTTAGAACAGCTCTACCAAGATTTGCTGCCGACTCCAACCCTCTCGGCCGGTGTCACTCCTTGA
- a CDS encoding MGH1-like glycoside hydrolase domain-containing protein → MNPEQQRIQQSVAPNSPWRQWGPYLSERQWGTVREDYSAGGDAWDYFPHDHARSRAYRWGEDGLGGFCDRQANICFALAFWNGNDPILKERLFGLTNSEGNHGEDVKEYYFYVDNTPTHSYMRWRYKYPQAAYPYEELVAVNGQRSKFDPEYELLDTGIFDGGYFDIEAEYAKATPSDLGIRLQITNHGSQTAPIAVLPTLWLRNTWTWTGEVAAGRLTQVDDQTIQLSHRDYGDRWLYCDRVDGAELELLFTDNETNFARLFDSTNPSPYVKDAFHQYLIQGDREAVNPAQTGTKAAACYRLEVPAGETITLQLRFCDRPQTAAFDTDFADSFSQRQQEADDFYQTLFPKLSDGDRLIQRQALAALLWSKQVYLYEVQTWLQGDAGQPPPPSPRQKGRNASWRMFSANDVILMPDTWEYPWFAAWDWAFHCVVMALIDPEFAKQQLRLLLSDNYVSPKGQIPAYEWAFGDVNPPVQAWAAWKIYQSEKVRTGEGDREFLQQIFQRLLPNYYWWLNREDRDDKSLFQGGFLGLDNITIFNRSAPLPTGGYLEQSDGTAWMGLFSLNMLAIALELNQQGTIYDHAISSFVRQFLNIAQAMNQMGDDNLALWDETHGFYFSALRFPDDSEEQLQVYSLVGLAPMLAVLTLEPKFVHDLSDIQEVMDWAAKHHPELINNVVCTTTECSEQRHLLAIASPEQLRRLLQRLLNEDEFLSPYGIRSISKAHAQDPFVLHYRGNSFGVDYEPGESTSATFGGNSNWRGPIWFPMNYLLIESLQRYYHYLGDEFQVECPTGSGQLMTLKQVAQELSQRLVNVFRTQPDGSRPTYGDIERFQTDPHWRDLLLFHEYFHGDTGKGLGASQQTGWTALVAQLIQELNDETFYDSLGLMPSF, encoded by the coding sequence ATGAATCCTGAACAACAGCGAATTCAGCAGAGCGTGGCCCCCAATTCGCCTTGGCGACAATGGGGACCCTATCTGAGCGAACGACAGTGGGGCACGGTGCGCGAAGACTACAGTGCGGGTGGCGATGCTTGGGATTATTTCCCCCATGACCATGCGCGATCGCGAGCCTATCGCTGGGGAGAAGATGGGCTAGGTGGTTTTTGCGATCGCCAAGCCAATATCTGCTTTGCGCTGGCTTTTTGGAATGGCAACGATCCAATTCTGAAAGAGCGCCTATTTGGCCTCACAAATTCTGAGGGCAACCACGGAGAAGACGTCAAAGAATACTACTTCTACGTCGACAACACGCCCACCCACAGCTACATGCGCTGGCGGTACAAATATCCTCAAGCAGCCTATCCCTACGAGGAACTAGTCGCTGTAAATGGCCAGCGATCGAAATTTGATCCGGAGTATGAGCTGCTCGATACCGGCATTTTTGACGGCGGCTATTTCGATATCGAAGCGGAATACGCAAAAGCAACTCCATCTGATCTTGGCATTCGCCTCCAGATCACGAATCATGGATCGCAAACCGCCCCGATCGCAGTGCTACCGACCCTGTGGCTGCGCAATACCTGGACTTGGACAGGGGAAGTAGCCGCTGGCAGACTCACGCAAGTTGATGACCAGACGATTCAACTCAGTCATCGCGATTACGGCGATCGCTGGCTTTACTGCGATCGGGTGGATGGTGCTGAGCTTGAGCTGCTGTTTACCGACAATGAAACAAACTTTGCGCGACTGTTTGACAGCACTAATCCGTCGCCCTACGTCAAGGATGCGTTTCACCAGTATCTGATTCAAGGCGATCGCGAGGCGGTCAATCCGGCTCAGACTGGCACGAAGGCCGCTGCTTGTTATCGCTTAGAAGTGCCAGCAGGCGAGACGATCACGCTCCAACTTCGCTTTTGCGATCGCCCCCAGACTGCTGCTTTTGACACCGATTTTGCTGACAGCTTCAGCCAACGGCAGCAGGAAGCCGACGACTTTTACCAAACGCTCTTTCCCAAACTGAGCGACGGCGATCGCCTGATTCAGCGTCAAGCCTTAGCTGCTTTGCTCTGGAGCAAGCAGGTCTATCTCTACGAAGTGCAGACTTGGCTACAGGGCGATGCAGGACAACCACCGCCACCTAGTCCGCGACAGAAGGGACGTAATGCCAGTTGGCGCATGTTCTCCGCCAATGACGTCATCCTCATGCCGGACACTTGGGAATACCCTTGGTTTGCGGCTTGGGACTGGGCTTTCCACTGCGTCGTGATGGCGCTGATTGACCCTGAGTTTGCCAAACAGCAGCTGCGCCTGTTGCTGAGCGACAACTACGTCAGTCCCAAGGGTCAGATTCCGGCCTATGAATGGGCCTTTGGCGATGTCAATCCGCCTGTACAGGCTTGGGCGGCTTGGAAGATTTACCAATCGGAAAAGGTCAGAACTGGAGAGGGCGATCGCGAGTTTCTACAGCAGATCTTCCAGCGGCTCTTGCCAAATTACTACTGGTGGCTGAACCGCGAAGACCGCGACGATAAGAGCCTCTTCCAAGGCGGTTTTCTAGGGCTGGATAACATCACGATCTTCAATCGCAGCGCTCCCCTCCCAACGGGTGGCTACCTAGAACAGTCCGATGGCACTGCTTGGATGGGACTGTTTTCGCTCAACATGCTGGCGATCGCCCTGGAGCTGAATCAGCAAGGCACGATTTACGACCACGCAATCAGCAGCTTTGTGCGGCAGTTCCTCAACATTGCCCAAGCGATGAATCAAATGGGCGATGACAATTTGGCGCTGTGGGACGAGACGCACGGCTTCTACTTCAGTGCCCTCCGGTTCCCCGATGACAGCGAAGAGCAGCTGCAGGTCTACTCCTTGGTGGGATTAGCGCCGATGCTGGCCGTGCTGACGCTGGAGCCCAAATTTGTCCATGACTTGTCCGACATCCAAGAGGTGATGGACTGGGCTGCCAAGCATCACCCGGAACTGATCAACAACGTCGTTTGTACGACGACGGAGTGCAGCGAACAACGCCATCTACTCGCGATCGCCAGTCCCGAGCAGCTGCGGCGGTTACTGCAGCGACTACTCAATGAGGACGAGTTTTTGTCGCCCTACGGCATTCGCTCGATCTCCAAGGCCCATGCTCAAGACCCCTTCGTTCTTCACTATCGAGGCAACAGCTTTGGGGTGGACTACGAACCGGGAGAATCCACCAGCGCGACCTTTGGCGGTAATTCCAACTGGCGCGGCCCGATCTGGTTCCCAATGAACTATCTCCTGATCGAATCGCTCCAGCGCTACTACCATTACCTCGGCGACGAGTTCCAGGTTGAATGTCCCACTGGCTCAGGCCAACTGATGACACTCAAGCAAGTCGCCCAAGAACTATCGCAACGGCTGGTCAATGTCTTCCGCACTCAGCCTGATGGCTCTCGACCCACCTACGGCGACATCGAACGCTTCCAGACCGATCCCCACTGGCGTGATCTGCTGCTGTTCCATGAATATTTCCATGGCGATACCGGCAAAGGGCTGGGGGCAAGTCAGCAAACTGGCTGGACGGCCTTGGTCGCGCAGTTGATTCAAGAACTAAACGATGAGACTTTCTACGACTCTCTGGGCTTGATGCCATCGTTTTAG